One genomic segment of Chitinophaga sancti includes these proteins:
- the truB gene encoding tRNA pseudouridine(55) synthase TruB, which produces MNQQAKNKYEEGQVILINKPLTWTSFDVVRKIRNTTKAKTGHAGTLDPLATGLLICCTGKMTKKINEVQAQEKEYTGTFTLGAVTPTYDLESEPTDFKPLDGLTPEIIQAATTQFIGELQQLPPIHSAIKQNGKPIYELARKGVEVKVEPRKVFIKTFEITSIELPVVHFRVECSTGTYIRSLANDFGAALGVGGYMSSLCRTRIGEFKLEDAYGMEDFIEKVKSENL; this is translated from the coding sequence ATGAACCAACAAGCAAAAAATAAATACGAAGAAGGACAGGTGATACTGATCAACAAGCCATTGACCTGGACTTCTTTTGATGTGGTGAGGAAAATCAGGAACACGACGAAGGCAAAAACTGGTCATGCCGGTACGCTGGATCCGCTTGCTACCGGGTTGCTGATTTGCTGTACAGGAAAAATGACAAAGAAGATCAATGAGGTGCAGGCACAGGAAAAAGAATATACGGGTACGTTTACGCTCGGAGCTGTAACGCCTACTTATGACCTGGAATCGGAGCCGACAGATTTTAAACCGCTGGATGGTTTGACACCGGAAATAATTCAGGCTGCAACAACACAATTCATTGGCGAATTGCAGCAGCTGCCACCTATTCACTCTGCTATCAAGCAGAATGGTAAGCCTATCTATGAGCTGGCACGTAAAGGTGTGGAAGTAAAAGTGGAGCCGAGAAAGGTGTTTATCAAGACATTTGAAATTACTTCAATAGAATTGCCAGTAGTGCATTTCAGGGTGGAATGTAGTACGGGTACTTATATCCGTTCATTGGCAAATGACTTTGGTGCGGCACTGGGTGTAGGTGGATATATGAGTAGTTTGTGCAGAACGAGGATAGGGGAGTTTAAGCTGGAAGATGCGTATGGAATGGAAGATTTTATTGAGAAAGTTAAAAGCGAAAATTTATAA
- a CDS encoding shikimate dehydrogenase: MKVYGLIGYPLSHSFSKGFFAEKFAREGIQGCVYDSFSLPAITDLTPLMAQFGEELQGLNVTIPYKEAVIPYLDELSPAAAKMKAVNCIRFMNGRRIGHNTDAIGFRRSLEPLLQPHHNKALVLGTGGAAKAVQYVLEALNIPYQLVSRQAGPQNITYSDITADVIATHTLIINTTPLGMYPHVDAAPALPYELMNEQHLLYDLIYNPAITAFLQKGADRGATIKNGHEMLILQAEASWEIWNEIV; this comes from the coding sequence ATGAAGGTATATGGTCTGATAGGATACCCACTAAGCCATTCTTTTTCCAAAGGTTTCTTTGCGGAGAAGTTTGCCAGAGAAGGCATCCAGGGATGCGTGTATGACAGCTTTTCACTGCCGGCTATTACTGACCTGACGCCATTAATGGCACAATTCGGTGAGGAACTACAGGGGTTAAATGTCACCATTCCTTACAAGGAAGCAGTAATCCCTTACCTGGATGAACTGAGTCCTGCTGCAGCCAAAATGAAAGCGGTGAATTGTATCCGTTTTATGAATGGCCGCAGGATCGGGCATAATACCGATGCCATCGGCTTCAGGCGTTCCCTGGAACCGTTGCTGCAACCACATCACAACAAAGCACTGGTATTGGGTACCGGTGGCGCTGCCAAAGCCGTACAGTACGTACTGGAAGCGCTGAACATCCCTTATCAGTTAGTAAGCAGACAGGCAGGTCCTCAAAATATCACTTATAGTGATATTACTGCCGATGTGATCGCGACACATACCCTGATCATCAATACAACGCCGCTGGGCATGTACCCACATGTAGATGCAGCGCCGGCATTGCCTTATGAGCTGATGAACGAGCAACATCTGTTGTACGATCTGATTTACAATCCTGCTATCACCGCCTTCTTACAAAAAGGCGCCGATCGGGGAGCGACAATCAAGAATGGACATGAGATGCTGATCTTACAGGCAGAGGCGAGTTGGGAAATCTGGAATGAAATAGTATAA
- a CDS encoding class I SAM-dependent methyltransferase, with amino-acid sequence MSLIQHGNADVRYQQQVDNSVHYVLPFIETAMAITPDIRIMEIGCGEGGVLIPFLERGCHCVGVDLSDDKIALGHQYLKQYVDAGQMQLINKNIYDVDFLGEFKNSFDLIILKDAIEHIPDQSKIIGYLKNLLTPQGQVYFGFPPWYMPHGGHQQTCQNKVLNMMPYIHLLPNFLYKGLLRAFGEPQGIIDELMEIKDTGISIERFEKIVKQQGYQITKKQFYLINPIYKYKFGLKPRKQFGPVAAVPFVRNFFTTCVYYNIKVA; translated from the coding sequence ATGTCGTTAATACAACACGGTAATGCAGACGTTAGGTATCAGCAGCAAGTTGATAACTCCGTACACTACGTCCTGCCATTCATAGAAACTGCGATGGCCATCACGCCGGATATCCGGATCATGGAGATCGGCTGTGGAGAAGGCGGCGTATTAATTCCTTTCCTGGAAAGAGGATGTCATTGTGTGGGTGTAGACCTCTCAGACGACAAGATTGCCCTGGGTCATCAATACCTGAAGCAATATGTAGATGCAGGTCAAATGCAACTGATCAACAAGAATATTTATGACGTTGATTTTTTGGGAGAGTTCAAAAACTCATTCGACCTCATCATTCTCAAAGATGCCATTGAGCACATTCCGGATCAGTCAAAGATCATCGGGTATCTGAAAAACCTGCTCACCCCACAGGGACAGGTATATTTTGGCTTTCCACCCTGGTACATGCCACATGGCGGTCACCAGCAGACCTGCCAGAACAAGGTGCTGAATATGATGCCTTATATTCACCTGCTGCCCAACTTCCTGTACAAAGGATTGCTACGTGCATTTGGTGAGCCACAGGGTATCATCGACGAACTGATGGAAATTAAGGATACAGGGATCTCTATCGAAAGATTTGAGAAGATTGTGAAGCAACAGGGATACCAGATCACTAAGAAGCAGTTTTACCTGATCAACCCGATTTACAAATACAAGTTCGGGCTCAAGCCCAGGAAACAATTTGGGCCTGTTGCGGCAGTACCTTTTGTGCGCAATTTCTTCACGACCTGCGTATACTACAACATTAAGGTTGCATAA